Proteins found in one Nitratiruptor sp. SB155-2 genomic segment:
- a CDS encoding efflux RND transporter permease subunit produces the protein MKFFETFIKYRFLVLALFILVGVLGYRAYKEIPVDAFPDITPKQVIIYTESPGNSPEIIERLITYPIESAMAGLPGVKLIMSNSIFGLSYVSIFFEDKYDIYFLRQLVSERLATVDIPKGFGKPVMGPNTTGLGQVFWYQLKGDGVPLTKLRELQDFLVRPMFKTVDGVEEVIGWGGFEKQIEVVIDPKKLQALKVTYEDVIDALQRTNKSAGGQYLEFNKEQYIIRGSGFYEDLDQIRKSVIKSSGIKAIKIEDVAVVKEGKRMRFGAVTLNGKETMFGMVLQRTGTNAAKVVDRLKEKVKEINAALPKNVKVETIYDRSEITRKAVHTMTSSLISGAVLVSVILFLFLFEVRSAFIVVLSLPISLLIAFLMMDYFGMSANLMSLSGLAIAIGMIVDGTIVVVENSFRLIQEHPKESKLKLIAEAAAQVTKPVIFAIFIIAATFIPLLSLGGLTGKLYSPMAINIVFVMLASIVVALVLVPVLNYYLLKPVKFSESPLVVWIKKLYTPLLVGALNYSKSVVAVAFILFAVLAYLLTQQGREFMPKLNEESIMYRVIAIPGTALSQTVGLSKDIENFIKKEYPEYVDFVLAMIGRSEKGETAGPNYMEVLVGLKKKEFDIKALEAKMSEALEKRYDFVQFVPTQPIAMRIEELLEGVKAELAVKIFGEDQKVLATLASKIKEIISHIDGLRSIEIESQLGQAQIVIKPNYLAMARYSLTAEDIMDVVRYLLGEDVITDKFEGIKRFPIVIKPKGERDIESLENILLRAPDGKVARLKEVADIKIIQGPSFIKRENLSRYMLISFDVEGRDIASFVKEANEKIHQKLHFPAGYYIQWAGDFKNMQEATKRLAIIIPAVLLLILLLLYTAFNSFKKATIILLGVPLGIIGSIVAVLIADIYLSIAAIIGFIVIIAIAVLNGIVLVSFIEELQKRFPDVKMLTLVKDATLLRLRPVLMTAMTTLFGILPLLYATGVGSEIEYPLAVVVVGGIVTSTLVTLLILPSLYYLFYKK, from the coding sequence ATGAAATTTTTTGAAACCTTTATCAAATATCGCTTTTTAGTGTTGGCTCTTTTTATTCTTGTAGGGGTATTGGGGTACAGGGCGTACAAAGAGATTCCCGTTGATGCTTTTCCGGATATCACGCCCAAACAGGTGATTATCTATACCGAAAGCCCGGGCAACAGCCCTGAAATCATCGAAAGACTCATCACCTATCCGATCGAATCAGCTATGGCAGGTTTGCCAGGGGTAAAACTTATTATGTCCAATTCCATATTTGGTCTAAGCTATGTGAGCATCTTTTTTGAAGACAAATACGATATCTACTTTTTACGTCAGCTTGTGAGTGAAAGACTTGCAACCGTTGATATACCAAAAGGGTTTGGAAAGCCTGTTATGGGACCAAACACCACAGGACTTGGTCAGGTATTTTGGTATCAGCTAAAAGGGGACGGTGTTCCTTTAACGAAACTGAGGGAATTGCAAGACTTTTTGGTACGCCCTATGTTCAAAACCGTTGATGGAGTTGAAGAGGTTATCGGATGGGGCGGATTTGAAAAACAGATTGAAGTTGTGATTGACCCCAAAAAACTGCAGGCTTTGAAAGTGACATATGAAGACGTGATTGATGCGCTGCAAAGAACAAACAAAAGTGCAGGGGGGCAGTACCTGGAATTTAACAAAGAGCAGTATATCATACGTGGTAGTGGCTTTTATGAAGATCTTGATCAAATACGAAAGAGTGTCATCAAATCTTCGGGTATCAAAGCTATCAAGATTGAAGACGTGGCAGTTGTGAAAGAGGGCAAAAGAATGCGTTTTGGTGCGGTCACCCTCAACGGAAAAGAGACGATGTTCGGAATGGTACTGCAAAGAACCGGTACTAATGCAGCTAAAGTGGTTGACAGACTCAAAGAGAAAGTCAAAGAGATCAACGCCGCTCTTCCAAAAAATGTCAAAGTAGAGACTATTTACGATAGAAGCGAAATTACCAGGAAAGCTGTCCATACCATGACCTCTTCATTGATTTCTGGCGCAGTGCTCGTGAGTGTCATTTTGTTTCTGTTTTTGTTTGAAGTCAGAAGTGCTTTCATAGTTGTTTTATCCCTTCCTATCTCTTTGCTCATTGCCTTTTTGATGATGGACTATTTTGGTATGAGCGCAAATCTTATGAGCCTCAGTGGACTTGCCATTGCAATTGGTATGATTGTTGATGGAACGATAGTTGTCGTAGAAAACTCTTTCAGGCTCATTCAGGAGCATCCAAAGGAATCCAAACTGAAGCTCATAGCGGAGGCTGCGGCACAGGTAACAAAACCGGTTATTTTTGCCATTTTCATCATCGCTGCAACCTTTATTCCGCTTTTGAGTCTCGGAGGGCTTACAGGAAAGCTCTATTCACCTATGGCTATCAATATCGTATTTGTAATGCTTGCTTCCATCGTTGTGGCTCTCGTGCTGGTTCCCGTTTTGAACTACTATCTTTTAAAACCGGTAAAGTTTAGCGAATCGCCACTTGTGGTTTGGATTAAAAAGCTATATACGCCACTGCTTGTGGGAGCTTTGAATTATTCAAAGAGTGTCGTGGCAGTTGCATTCATACTCTTTGCGGTATTGGCATATCTGCTTACGCAACAAGGACGCGAATTTATGCCAAAACTCAATGAAGAGTCTATCATGTATCGTGTCATCGCCATCCCTGGGACAGCTCTGTCTCAAACGGTGGGTCTTAGTAAAGATATAGAAAACTTCATAAAAAAAGAGTATCCAGAGTATGTGGATTTCGTTTTGGCGATGATTGGAAGAAGCGAAAAGGGCGAAACTGCCGGTCCAAACTATATGGAAGTTTTGGTGGGGTTGAAGAAAAAAGAGTTTGATATCAAAGCGTTAGAGGCAAAAATGAGCGAGGCGCTTGAAAAACGGTACGATTTTGTACAGTTTGTTCCAACACAGCCAATCGCCATGCGTATAGAAGAGCTGCTAGAGGGGGTCAAAGCGGAACTTGCAGTGAAAATCTTTGGAGAAGATCAAAAAGTACTGGCAACTCTTGCTTCGAAAATCAAAGAGATCATCTCCCATATCGACGGCCTCAGATCCATAGAGATCGAGTCACAACTCGGACAAGCTCAAATTGTGATCAAACCGAACTACTTGGCGATGGCGAGATACTCACTCACAGCAGAAGATATCATGGATGTAGTGCGGTACCTTTTGGGCGAAGATGTGATAACGGATAAATTTGAAGGGATTAAGAGGTTCCCTATCGTTATCAAGCCAAAAGGAGAGCGTGATATTGAAAGTCTAGAAAATATTCTGCTTAGAGCCCCGGACGGTAAAGTGGCTCGCCTCAAAGAGGTGGCAGACATCAAAATCATTCAAGGACCATCTTTTATAAAACGAGAAAATCTTTCTCGATATATGCTCATATCCTTTGATGTGGAAGGACGTGATATCGCTTCTTTTGTGAAAGAGGCCAATGAAAAGATTCATCAGAAACTCCATTTCCCAGCGGGATACTATATCCAGTGGGCAGGTGACTTTAAAAACATGCAAGAAGCGACAAAAAGACTGGCTATAATCATTCCAGCAGTACTGCTTTTGATACTCCTTTTACTCTACACGGCTTTCAACAGCTTCAAGAAAGCGACAATCATTTTGCTAGGCGTTCCTCTAGGCATAATAGGTTCTATCGTTGCGGTGCTGATCGCCGATATCTACCTCTCCATTGCTGCAATTATCGGATTTATCGTTATCATCGCCATTGCGGTACTCAATGGTATCGTACTTGTGAGTTTCATAGAAGAGCTCCAAAAACGGTTTCCAGATGTGAAGATGCTCACACTTGTCAAGGATGCAACGCTTCTTAGACTAAGACCAGTGCTAATGACGGCAATGACGACTCTTTTTGGTATTTTACCGCTTCTGTATGCAACGGGCGTTGGAAGTGAGATCGAGTATCCGTTGGCTGTGGTTGTTGTAGGTGGAATTGTCACTTCAACCCTTGTGACGCTTCTAATACTACCAAGTCTATACTATCTCTTTTACAAGAAGTAG
- a CDS encoding sensor histidine kinase → MTNESATDILVTSLLFILSLFTIRYFILLKDIKQLRKCDSDHEAIRAENFSMELSPVIETFNNKLCAIKSKNELSKQFNINLAHEIKKPMIYLAMKLEKLTDEDVKHIKHELETTSNILDRLLYVSNNYNLIHKMERICINEIVLDTLKSFNGNMEIELYQSDLIHIHGDRYLLQIAIQNLIENAIKYSKSSKKIMIVLHSSKKGNFLIIRDWGVGIQKSNKEKIFQLYYREESTKVSNPGYGVGLALAKWIFDYHGLAIKIYSKKNYGTRVKIVF, encoded by the coding sequence ATGACGAATGAATCTGCAACAGATATACTAGTAACGAGCTTACTTTTCATTCTATCTCTTTTTACAATACGATACTTCATTTTGCTAAAAGATATAAAACAATTACGAAAATGCGACAGTGATCATGAGGCAATACGAGCTGAAAATTTTTCTATGGAACTCTCACCAGTTATTGAAACATTCAATAATAAACTATGCGCTATCAAATCCAAGAATGAATTATCAAAACAGTTTAATATCAATCTAGCCCATGAAATTAAAAAACCGATGATCTATTTGGCGATGAAGTTGGAAAAATTAACAGATGAGGATGTAAAACATATCAAACATGAGCTAGAAACTACCTCGAACATACTCGATCGACTTCTTTATGTTTCAAATAATTACAATCTAATCCATAAAATGGAACGTATCTGTATCAATGAAATTGTTCTAGACACTCTCAAGTCCTTCAATGGGAATATGGAAATAGAGCTATATCAAAGTGATCTTATACATATCCATGGTGATAGATACCTGCTACAGATCGCCATTCAAAATCTCATTGAAAATGCCATTAAATATTCCAAAAGTAGTAAAAAAATCATGATAGTTCTCCATTCAAGCAAAAAAGGAAATTTTCTAATAATAAGAGATTGGGGAGTCGGAATTCAAAAATCGAATAAGGAGAAAATATTTCAACTCTATTATCGAGAAGAGAGTACAAAGGTTTCCAATCCAGGATATGGAGTAGGATTGGCCCTTGCAAAATGGATTTTCGATTACCATGGCTTAGCCATAAAAATATATAGCAAAAAAAATTATGGGACAAGAGTCAAGATCGTATTTTGA
- a CDS encoding response regulator transcription factor, whose amino-acid sequence MYILCIEDDSEIQKIIKENFRNENIDVEFTYSLEEGIYKLEMNSLYDAVILDRVLPDGDGITLLKYMEQKQINIPCLILSVLGSVENKIEGLSLGAYDYLTKPFDIRELLIRVKNIIKIRYNIQTNIVRIGNVSINLFSRKVYVKDKNIKLTPQEYKILKLLMTNRNKVIEKSEIMDRLGIEQNESHNSNIVDVLVYRLRKKLGKQDFIQNIKKIGYVIYDE is encoded by the coding sequence GTGTACATATTATGTATCGAAGATGACAGTGAAATTCAAAAAATCATTAAAGAAAATTTTCGAAATGAGAATATCGATGTGGAGTTTACATACTCGTTGGAGGAAGGTATCTATAAGCTAGAAATGAATTCTCTTTATGACGCTGTGATACTCGATAGAGTCTTACCGGATGGTGATGGTATCACACTTCTTAAATATATGGAGCAAAAACAGATCAATATCCCTTGTTTAATTTTGAGTGTATTAGGAAGTGTCGAAAATAAAATAGAAGGGCTCTCATTGGGAGCATACGACTATCTTACAAAGCCCTTTGATATCAGAGAACTTTTGATAAGAGTGAAAAATATCATTAAAATCCGATATAACATACAAACGAATATTGTTCGTATAGGGAACGTATCCATCAATCTTTTCTCAAGAAAAGTCTATGTAAAAGATAAAAATATCAAATTAACACCGCAAGAGTATAAAATTTTGAAACTCTTGATGACCAATAGAAACAAAGTTATCGAAAAATCCGAAATCATGGATAGGCTTGGGATAGAGCAAAATGAATCTCACAATTCCAATATCGTAGATGTCTTGGTGTATAGATTGCGTAAGAAATTAGGAAAGCAAGATTTTATCCAAAATATAAAGAAAATCGGATACGTCATCTATGACGAATGA
- a CDS encoding EAL domain-containing protein — MPFRIIFKKFSIRTKLYLILGVLGFIILLEGATSLYLAKQMQDRINDIFSQEIVSLELLSDLKGALYRIRDRTLRLVDARTKQELHHQQEKIKEQLAIISKKIDLYDNTRLSKREKELLNRFKENLTQYVNVIENKIYPLLDTSQHATPKRQDVINKLLYEVALKEFRETREALNQLLNYQIERAHIRQEHAKAIFFKQKIIIVSALVLIAFLVIYLAKNLIQSIVTPLHKINEALQKIANNDLNTRILIRTDDEFSLIAEEINKNIMRLQSTLKSLDHISKHDSLTQLPNRKCFHEYLDKAMKDFTQKSSQFAIMLIDLDNFKLINDNFGHPFGDKLLKIVASRIRNVLKKEDVIARLGGDEFGVILRRIHNPIVVGNIANKIIDILQKPIKIDDTIVYITASLGIYIPTDKKIDAKKALSYADIAMYKAKKSGKNSYKFFDESMFQELQSLTILEHDIHEALERQEFVPFFQPIVELKTERILGFETLLRWKKGEEYLPPSHFIHVLESRGYIVEVTYQLIETVFQFISKNRFKGFITINLSLLQFYDRKFLNFVHDIQKRYPDVSPSQIVFELTETVFAENISLIQELILLIEKEGYKFALDDFGTGYSSLLYIKNYNLNTIKVDQSFIQNIFVDQKLRKLLDVIISMSKTLDIPLVLEGVEDKKTVDYLKRYRNYKIKIQGYYYFPPLPMEEVEAMIQTR, encoded by the coding sequence ATGCCATTTCGTATTATATTTAAAAAATTCTCTATTCGCACTAAGCTCTATTTGATTTTAGGTGTATTAGGTTTCATCATTCTCTTAGAAGGAGCAACATCTCTTTACTTGGCCAAGCAGATGCAAGATCGGATCAACGATATTTTTTCACAAGAAATCGTCTCGCTTGAACTACTGAGCGATTTGAAAGGTGCGCTTTATCGGATTCGAGATAGAACATTGCGTCTGGTCGATGCAAGAACCAAACAGGAACTTCACCATCAGCAAGAAAAAATCAAAGAACAACTTGCAATAATTTCAAAAAAGATAGATCTGTATGACAACACGCGTCTATCAAAAAGAGAAAAAGAGCTACTCAACAGATTCAAAGAAAATCTTACTCAATATGTCAATGTCATCGAGAATAAAATTTATCCTTTGCTAGATACCAGTCAACATGCCACACCGAAAAGACAAGATGTTATCAATAAACTCCTCTACGAAGTAGCGCTGAAAGAGTTTCGAGAAACGAGAGAGGCGCTGAATCAACTTTTGAATTATCAAATCGAGCGCGCACACATAAGGCAAGAACATGCAAAAGCGATTTTTTTCAAGCAAAAAATCATTATCGTTTCTGCGCTTGTGTTGATTGCTTTTCTTGTTATTTATCTGGCAAAAAATCTCATCCAATCTATCGTCACGCCACTCCATAAAATAAACGAAGCCTTGCAAAAGATAGCAAATAACGATTTGAACACAAGGATACTGATACGGACTGATGATGAGTTTTCCTTGATCGCTGAGGAGATCAATAAAAACATTATGCGTTTGCAAAGTACTTTGAAAAGCCTGGATCATATAAGCAAGCATGACTCATTGACCCAACTGCCAAATCGTAAATGTTTTCATGAATATCTGGATAAAGCTATGAAAGATTTCACCCAAAAATCCTCCCAGTTTGCGATCATGCTCATCGATTTGGACAATTTCAAACTCATCAACGACAATTTCGGGCATCCATTTGGAGACAAACTTTTAAAAATTGTGGCATCGAGAATACGCAACGTCTTAAAGAAAGAGGATGTAATCGCCAGGTTGGGCGGTGATGAATTTGGTGTGATTTTACGAAGAATCCATAATCCTATCGTAGTAGGAAATATCGCAAATAAAATAATCGATATACTCCAAAAGCCTATTAAAATTGACGATACTATCGTGTATATCACCGCCTCTTTGGGCATCTATATACCTACCGATAAAAAAATAGACGCTAAAAAAGCTCTTTCCTATGCAGACATAGCCATGTACAAGGCCAAAAAATCGGGAAAAAACAGCTACAAATTTTTCGACGAATCGATGTTTCAAGAGTTACAAAGTCTAACTATACTGGAACACGACATCCATGAAGCACTAGAGCGTCAAGAATTCGTTCCTTTCTTTCAACCGATCGTGGAGTTGAAAACAGAAAGGATTTTGGGGTTCGAAACACTGCTTCGATGGAAAAAAGGAGAGGAGTATCTTCCACCATCCCATTTTATACACGTTTTAGAGAGTAGGGGATATATCGTAGAGGTCACCTACCAGTTGATAGAAACGGTTTTTCAATTTATCAGCAAAAATAGATTCAAAGGCTTTATAACAATCAATCTCTCTTTACTACAGTTTTATGACAGAAAATTTCTCAACTTCGTACACGACATTCAAAAAAGATATCCCGACGTCTCACCCTCTCAAATCGTTTTTGAACTGACAGAGACTGTTTTTGCTGAAAATATATCTTTGATACAAGAGTTGATCCTGCTCATCGAAAAAGAGGGATACAAATTTGCTCTGGATGATTTTGGAACGGGCTATTCATCGCTCCTTTATATCAAAAATTATAACCTTAATACGATCAAAGTCGACCAATCGTTCATCCAAAATATCTTTGTCGATCAAAAACTGAGGAAACTGCTTGATGTGATCATATCCATGTCTAAAACGCTGGATATCCCTTTAGTACTTGAAGGAGTCGAAGATAAGAAAACCGTTGATTATTTGAAGCGGTACAGAAACTATAAAATAAAAATTCAAGGGTATTACTATTTTCCTCCTCTTCCTATGGAGGAGGTAGAAGCAATGATTCAAACCAGATGA
- a CDS encoding methyl-accepting chemotaxis protein — protein sequence MQNISIKKVLMAIPAILIVAFVILYFTIASSIDSIQDKSQKASLANKVIKLMLEARVAEKNYIRRKDEKYAKEVLKLIDRNIKIAKHLQSSFAQKENKKLVGSAIQRLLEYKKLFYKYAQVRDEAIKKEQTLVALANRVEEIARKIEIIQNNQRDRVIRSHNATAQEIIDEVVEAALSNKIIMSLMRIRIAEKNYLRRKNDEYVKEILSEIGKINQLAVQLRTSLDSAKNKKMVDSLTSALKKYKKTLMELIELRNSMNTISSQMKNAARKTIETLVRLREDQKKEKEALIQALKIKLTIIFIVVGFVISALLVFVALMIGKNLDNIRNAAQNLASGEGDLTKRIDIDGKNEIAQVAFYINKFIEKVQNAIGEAKNVSNEASSISSELSATSLEIGKRVEDESSLVKVIDANAKNTEKDAAFVESKVREMTEISENSYQALNKAVEHINTLVEKIKFTSVEEEKLSNQMKKLQESAFAIKDILKLIGDIADQTNLLSLNASIEASRAGEHGKGFAVVAEEVRKLAEKTQKNLEEINKTINSITAAIETTSKHMQSNANEVLQTVEIANVVETNIGNVIHLMEDSKEKAKESSISVDNLKEKVAEIAQKINQLNEVSMSNARSVEEIASAAEHLNNIIEKLDSHLFKFKS from the coding sequence ATGCAAAATATTTCCATAAAAAAGGTGTTAATGGCCATTCCGGCCATCTTGATCGTAGCTTTCGTGATTTTATATTTCACCATTGCATCCAGCATCGATTCCATTCAGGATAAAAGCCAAAAAGCCTCACTTGCCAACAAGGTCATCAAACTGATGCTCGAAGCGAGAGTGGCGGAAAAGAACTATATACGAAGAAAAGATGAAAAATATGCCAAAGAAGTTTTGAAACTCATCGATCGAAATATAAAAATAGCAAAACATTTGCAATCGAGTTTCGCACAAAAAGAGAATAAGAAGCTTGTCGGAAGTGCCATTCAAAGGCTACTGGAATATAAAAAACTTTTTTATAAATACGCCCAGGTTCGAGATGAGGCTATCAAAAAAGAGCAAACATTGGTTGCGTTGGCAAACAGGGTCGAGGAGATCGCTAGAAAGATCGAAATCATACAAAATAATCAAAGAGATAGGGTCATACGCTCTCATAATGCCACTGCTCAAGAGATTATAGATGAAGTGGTGGAAGCAGCGCTTTCCAACAAGATCATTATGAGTTTAATGCGAATCAGAATAGCAGAAAAAAACTATCTACGTAGAAAGAACGACGAATATGTCAAAGAAATCCTTTCAGAAATCGGAAAGATCAACCAGTTGGCTGTTCAACTAAGAACGTCGCTGGATAGTGCAAAAAACAAGAAAATGGTAGATTCATTGACATCAGCTTTAAAAAAATATAAGAAAACTTTGATGGAACTGATTGAACTAAGAAACTCCATGAATACCATATCTTCCCAAATGAAAAATGCCGCGAGAAAAACCATAGAAACACTTGTACGTTTACGGGAAGATCAAAAAAAAGAGAAAGAGGCATTGATCCAAGCATTGAAGATCAAACTTACGATTATTTTCATTGTAGTCGGTTTTGTTATAAGTGCTCTTCTTGTATTTGTAGCGTTAATGATCGGTAAAAATCTAGACAATATACGAAATGCAGCTCAAAACTTGGCCAGTGGAGAGGGAGATCTTACAAAACGAATCGATATAGATGGTAAAAATGAGATTGCCCAAGTCGCATTCTATATCAATAAGTTTATAGAAAAGGTCCAAAACGCAATAGGTGAAGCGAAAAATGTAAGCAATGAAGCCTCATCAATCTCTAGTGAACTCTCAGCCACATCTTTGGAAATAGGTAAAAGAGTAGAAGATGAATCTTCTTTGGTCAAAGTTATCGATGCTAATGCAAAAAACACAGAAAAAGATGCAGCTTTCGTTGAGAGCAAAGTTCGAGAAATGACAGAAATTTCTGAAAACTCTTACCAAGCCCTGAACAAAGCTGTAGAACATATCAATACGCTGGTAGAAAAGATCAAATTTACAAGTGTGGAAGAGGAAAAACTGTCAAATCAAATGAAAAAACTGCAAGAAAGTGCTTTCGCTATCAAAGATATTCTCAAACTCATCGGAGATATCGCCGATCAGACAAACCTGCTTTCACTCAACGCTTCCATCGAGGCTTCTCGTGCGGGAGAACATGGAAAAGGTTTTGCAGTGGTAGCCGAAGAGGTCAGAAAACTGGCAGAGAAAACGCAAAAAAATTTAGAGGAGATTAACAAAACGATCAACAGTATCACCGCTGCTATCGAAACGACGAGTAAACATATGCAAAGCAACGCAAATGAGGTATTGCAAACCGTCGAGATTGCCAACGTCGTGGAAACCAATATCGGCAATGTGATTCATTTGATGGAAGATTCAAAAGAAAAAGCGAAAGAGAGTTCGATTTCTGTGGACAATCTCAAAGAAAAAGTTGCTGAAATTGCCCAAAAAATCAACCAACTAAACGAAGTATCGATGTCAAATGCAAGAAGTGTCGAGGAGATTGCCTCGGCTGCTGAGCATTTAAATAACATTATCGAAAAACTCGATTCCCATCTTTTCAAATTTAAAAGTTGA
- a CDS encoding chemotaxis protein CheB has protein sequence MQEEIPTKLILIGASTGGPGLIAKIISSLCTPKKESIVIALHMDPLGLSSYAHRLSELCGYPVDLVTKDHYALTSGKIYLLSATFSIEEKKGSLFFKKADSKKSFYNPTIDTLFASASSLSSVKIVAYLLSGIGEDGAKGLSTLQNAGHKAIAQDEQSSIVYGMPKKAYELNKNIQVLSIDEIIRDIKRELKC, from the coding sequence TTGCAAGAAGAAATACCTACAAAACTTATCCTTATCGGGGCTTCAACGGGTGGACCAGGACTCATTGCAAAAATCATAAGCTCTCTTTGTACACCCAAAAAAGAGAGTATTGTCATCGCTTTGCATATGGACCCGTTGGGACTCTCTTCTTACGCACACAGATTATCCGAACTTTGTGGTTATCCAGTGGATCTTGTAACGAAAGATCATTATGCATTAACAAGTGGAAAGATTTATCTCTTAAGTGCAACATTTTCTATTGAAGAAAAAAAGGGATCGCTCTTTTTTAAAAAAGCTGATAGTAAAAAAAGTTTTTACAATCCTACCATTGATACACTTTTCGCTTCTGCTAGCTCTTTGTCCAGTGTCAAAATAGTAGCATATTTGCTTAGTGGTATTGGTGAAGACGGTGCTAAAGGTTTGTCAACACTGCAAAATGCTGGACATAAAGCAATAGCTCAAGACGAACAGAGTTCTATTGTATATGGTATGCCAAAAAAAGCATACGAATTAAACAAAAATATTCAAGTATTAAGTATCGATGAAATAATACGAGATATTAAAAGAGAACTCAAATGTTAA